The Rhododendron vialii isolate Sample 1 chromosome 6a, ASM3025357v1 genome includes a window with the following:
- the LOC131328467 gene encoding uncharacterized protein LOC131328467, giving the protein MANSTAPREIPNILKQKDPSNTTGIKSVYSALFSNKATKLDDLTPIQYVINQLLKKDYLHQFLTNPDTNEITDIIWVYPMSLELSVNFSSVLIIDTTYKTNEYRKSLLEVVGITSTWRTYSLMFAYLSNEREETLTWALDTLKNWILQKGASLPLVFVSDRDLVLMNAIEACFPTARHIMCIWHKWQAMCDNFRQFLVVTTYLWQTWLRSYRERAESAHARLKLYLGDTMSSLHTSFDKIENMLKNQFGKIKKSFKKSMNIPRHKQLRDDIFDQVSIHAHWTTLSMHATELNEEGTPPNRTSQVVEILDGMDPRMREHIIDRFIDMADPSRSTVRPPSYKTEHRGRPAGRDEQSTRRISYSSEVSASGSRTATSRVRGKGRCGRGSGVRNTQSTIPPIPDRYIQAIAAQIGYSENDWNQVREELIEEIRQDYYLYGVIYLSYDMANQLLQLLDCFEPTASEAHWMEAMTLGVVIATRYNLVLHTFDENVFSCFTHLPLTSPPVLVEDRRKIAIAHVGNHFDHASDEAKRWADSYETRILLWYEVMGISAPEASFGGKY; this is encoded by the exons ATGGCTAACAGCACTGCACCTCGTGAGATTCCtaatattttgaagcaaaaagacCCGTCAAACACTACGGGAATCAAGAGCGTTTACAGCGCCcttttttcaaacaaagcaaCCAAACTGGACGATCTAACTCCTATTCAGTATGTCATAAATCAATTACTTAAGAAAGATTACCTCCATCAATTTCTTACAAATCCAGATACcaacgaaatcacagatattaTTTGGGTTTATCCTATGAGCCTAGAGCTATCTGTCAATTTTTCGTCCGTATTGATCATTGACACCACGTACAAGACCAATGAGTATCGAAAATCACTATTGGAggttgtgggtatcacatccacatggCGAACTTACTCGCTTATGTTCGCATATCTtagtaatgagagagaagagacacTGACATGGGCATTGGATACCTTAAAAAACTGGATACTTCAAAAGGGGGCATCGTTGCCATTGGTGTTTGTTTCAGATCGAGATTTAGTGCTTATGAACGCCATTGAAGCATGTTTCCCCACGGCACGTCACATCATGTGTATTTGGCAC AAGTGGCAAGCCATGTGCGACAATTTTCGCCAATTTCTGGTTGTCACAACTTACCTATGGCAAACATGGTTAAGGTCGTATAGAGAGCG GGCAGAGTCTGCACATGCGAGGTTAAAGCTATATTTAGGGGATACCATGTCGTCGCTACAtacatcttttgataaaatagaaaatatgttgaaaaatcagttcggAAAAATTAAGAAGTCGTTCAAGAAATCTATGAACATTCCACGCCATAAACAATTACGTGACGACATTTTTGATCAGGTAAG TATCCATGCTCATTGGACTACGTTGTCTATGCATGCAACTGAGTTGAATGAGGAGGGAACACCACCTAACAGGACATCTCAGGTCGTTGAGATATTAGATGGGATGGATCCACGTATGCGAGAGCATATCATAGACAGGTTTATCGATATGGCAGATCCATCTCGTAGCACAGTTCGACCTCCATCGTACAAGACAGAACATAGAGGTCGACCTGCAGGTAGAGATGAGCAAAGTACACGTCGCATATCTTATTCTTCAGAAGTATCCGCTTCAGGATCAAGGACTGCAACATCACGAGTGAGAGGGAAAGGGAGATGTGGGAGGGGGTCGGGGGTTCGCAACACTCAATCTACAATTCCACCCATCCCTGATCGCTACATTCA GGCGATAGCTGCACAAATCGGGTATAGTGAAAATGATTGGAATCAAGTACGAGAGGAGCTTATTGAAGAGATTCGACAAGATTATTATCTATATGGTGTGATTTATCTATCATATGATATGGCAAACCAACTACTACAATTACTGGATTGCTTTGAGCCTACGGCATCGGAAGCACATTGGATGGAGGCTATGACTTTGGGAGTTGTCATCGCAACAAGATACAACCttgtactgcatacatttgatgagAATGTTTTCAGTTGTTTTACTCACTTGCCATTGACATCCCCTCCAGTTCTAGTCGAAGACCGCCGGAAAATTGCTATTGCCCATGTCGGCAATCACTTC GACCATGCATCGGACGAAGCTAAAAGATGGGCTGATAGCTATGAAACACGTATACTATTGTGGTATGAAGTAATGGGTATAAGCGCGCCGGAAGCATCATTTGGAGGAAAATATTGa